The following coding sequences lie in one Apium graveolens cultivar Ventura chromosome 3, ASM990537v1, whole genome shotgun sequence genomic window:
- the LOC141712102 gene encoding kelch repeat-containing protein At3g27220-like, with protein MNNLLLIFTCILAAALIFNLLWASSSSASISPYWPPIKPHPVLISNFTPIIQNIKELDVREKKADGGLILPTFADLPAPELEWEKMTSAPVARLDGFAIQIKNLFYVFAGYGTIDVVHSHVDVYNFTDDTWVDRFDMPKEMANSHLGMATDGRYIYAISGQPGPQCRSPTAQTFVLDTETKKWNSLPPLPAPRYAPATQLWRGRLHVMGGSKENRHTPGVDHWSLAVKNGKALEKEWLSETPIPRGGPHRACVALDDGIIVIGGQEGDFMAKPGSPIFKCSRRHEVVYTDVYKLDAEMKWRVLPPMPKPDSHIESSWVVVNNSIIVVGGTTEKHPVTKRMILVGEVFQFHLDTEKWSVVGKLPFRCKTTLAAFWDGWLYFTSGQRDRGPDNPQPRKVIGEMWRTKLS; from the exons ATGAACAATCTCCTCCTCATATTTACATGCATTCTTGCTGCTGCACTCATTTTTAATCTACTTTGGGCCTCTTCTTCTTCTGCATCAATCTCACCTTATTGGCCTCCCATTAAGCCCCATCCTGTACTCATTTCTAATTTTACTCCCATCATTCAAAACATTAAG GAATTAGACGTTAGAGAAAAGAAGGCTGATGGGGGATTAATACTTCCAACATTTGCTGATCTACCTGCACCAGAACTAGAATGGGAGAAGATGACATCAGCTCCGGTAGCGCGGTTAGATGGCTTTGCGATACAGATTAAGAACCTTTTTTATGTTTTTGCTGGCTACGGAACTATTGATGTT GTACACTCCCATGTTGATGTTTATAATTTTACGGATGATACTTGGGTAGACAGATTTGATATGCCTAAAGAAATGGCAAATTCACATTTAGGAATGGCAACTGATGGTAGGTACATATACGCTATTTCTGGTCAGCCTGGTCCACAATGCAGAAGTCCTACGGCTCAGACGTTTGTGTTAGACACCGAGACTAAAAAGTGGAATTCATTGCCCCCCTTGCCAGCCCCTAG GTATGCTCCAGCCACTCAACTTTGGAGAGGAAGACTTCATGTGATGGGTGGCAGCAAAGAGAATCGACATACACCTGGTGTAGATCACTGGAGCCTTGCTGTAAAGAATGGAAAAGCACTTGAGAAAGAATGGCTATCGGAAACACCCATACCCCGGGGGGGACCCCACAG AGCTTGTGTTGCACTTGATGATGGAATTATAGTAATCGGTGGTCAAGAGGGTGATTTCATGGCTAAACCTGGGTCCCCTATCTTCAAGTGCTCACGCAGGCATGAG GTAGTCTATACTGATGTTTACAAGCTGGATGCCGAGATGAAATGGAGAGTGTTACCTCCAATGCCTAAACCTGACTCTCATATAGAGTCTTCTTGGGTGGTTGTTAATAATTCCATTATTGTCGTGGGAGGCACAACAGAAAAACATCCTGTTACTAAAAGGATGATTTTGGTCGGAGAAGTGTTCCAGTTTCATCTTGATACAGAG AAATGGTCAGTTGTTGGGAAACTTCCATTCCGATGCAAAACTACACTAGCTGCCTTTTGGGACGGGTGGCTGTACTTCACGTCTGGACAGAGAGATAGAGGACCAGATAATCCACAACCAAGGAAAGTTATAGGAGAGATGTGGAGAACAAAATTAAGTTAG
- the LOC141712103 gene encoding succinate dehydrogenase subunit 5, mitochondrial-like, translated as MGKSLLMRALYRSVISRSLGSSTAIGSTSATINHYLTQSNQCLHLSTIAKRLSPDIRTPFLMKMNIGGTRSYSDDVTHMPTIKDTEIKTAIKDLLAADWSELPSAITKDANRALSKDTEDKAGQETLKNVLLAAEAVEEFTGKLVSLRMEIDDSVGLSGENVKPLPDLFSKALLTAFQRYNAYLEAFGPDEAFLRKKVENELGTRMIHLKMRCGGLGSEWGKITVLGTSGLSGSYVEHRA; from the exons ATGGGGAAATCTCTATTAATGAGAGCTCTATACCGTTCAGTCATTAGCAGATCCCTAGGTTCCTCTACTGCCATTGGGAGCACCTCAGCTACCATCAACCACTATCTCACCCAGAGTAACCAATGTTTACATCTCTCCACGATTGCTAAACGGCTCTCTCCAG ATATCCGGACCCCCTTCTTAATGAAGATGAACATTGGAGGCACACGTTCTTACAGTGATGATGTGACTCACATGCCTACCATAAAAGACACTGAGATAAAAACTGCCATTAAGGATTTACTGGCCGCAGATTGGAGTGAACTGCCAAGTGCTATCACTAAGGATGCAAACAGGGCATTGTCTAAAGACACAGAAGACAAAGCTGGCCAGGAGACATTGAAAAATGTTCTCCTTGCAGCTGAGGCAGTTGAGGAGTTTACCGGAAAACTTGTCTCCCTGAGGATGGAAATTGATGATTCTGTTGGATTGAGTGGTGAG AATGTGAAGCCTCTACCAGATCTGTTCTCAAAAGCATTATTGACTGCTTTTCAACGTTACAATGCATATCTAGAAGCTTTTGGACCTGATGAGGCCTTCTTACGGAAGAAAGTAGAAAATGAGCTGGGGACGAGGATGATACACTTGAAAATGCGGTGTGGTGGTCTTGGTTCTGAATGGGGAAAG ATCACAGTTCTCGGGACTTCTGGACTTTCTGGTTCATACGTTGAGCACAGAGCATAA